Proteins from one uncultured Cohaesibacter sp. genomic window:
- a CDS encoding ABC transporter substrate-binding protein, whose protein sequence is MSQFKMKTCGLSGTITRTLLCGVAAAATLSIGIDANAAPQQGGTLKVVGTADIDRFDPTSAGLVTTNNFLRPTQRTLISYESSTDETVRITPVGDLATEVPQPSADGLSYTFTLRDGATWNAPDGARQITSEDVERGIKRMCNPALGSFALTYYTSLIEGMDSFCEGFSKVDPTVDAMKAYIQENDISGITEADDKTVTFKLKEEAGDFIYMLSLPSATPAPVEVLDYMPDSPDYRDNYIASGPYTPTDYVPDSKLVLERNPSWNAESDPLRAAYVDKIDITFGLQADAAIQQLQAGDADVVWDIIIPPAILQMLTMTGDEKLSTMGVGRTSFIFINTVSGNNDGALKDVKVRQALNYAIDRAAIVQQMGGPAVAAPQHGIFGPGVLGYHDFDLYPSEDSKGDPEKAKALLAEAGYPDGITFKMPYRNKGIEPAVAQTVQAAMAKAGITLELTPVAPADYYSKFMTNPRNTKEGTWDIAPVGWSPDWVGGAARSVFQPQFTYDGNHQTYNYTDYNNADATALAKKAINATTPEETAKLWGDVDEMVMKDAPVVPMVSENIVMYHGEAVENFQPYALSAQGDYTNVWLDR, encoded by the coding sequence ATGTCTCAGTTCAAAATGAAGACTTGTGGCCTGTCCGGCACCATCACCCGGACGCTGCTTTGTGGTGTTGCTGCCGCAGCGACGCTTTCCATCGGCATTGATGCCAATGCTGCCCCTCAACAGGGTGGCACGCTCAAGGTTGTCGGTACCGCAGACATTGACCGGTTCGATCCCACCAGCGCCGGTCTGGTTACCACCAACAACTTTCTGCGCCCGACCCAGCGCACGCTGATCAGCTATGAATCGTCAACGGATGAAACGGTGCGGATAACACCGGTTGGTGATCTGGCAACCGAGGTGCCTCAGCCGAGCGCAGACGGCCTTTCCTACACGTTCACACTTCGCGACGGAGCGACATGGAACGCACCTGATGGTGCCCGTCAAATCACGTCGGAAGATGTTGAGCGCGGAATCAAACGCATGTGCAATCCGGCGCTCGGGTCTTTTGCTCTGACCTATTACACCTCGCTCATCGAGGGTATGGATAGCTTCTGCGAAGGCTTCTCCAAGGTCGACCCGACTGTCGACGCCATGAAGGCCTATATTCAGGAAAATGACATCTCCGGCATCACAGAAGCGGATGACAAGACCGTCACCTTCAAATTGAAGGAAGAAGCGGGCGATTTCATCTATATGCTGTCTCTGCCGAGTGCCACTCCGGCCCCAGTGGAAGTGCTCGATTATATGCCGGACAGCCCGGATTACCGCGACAACTATATCGCCTCCGGCCCTTACACCCCGACCGACTATGTGCCTGATAGCAAGCTGGTGCTGGAGCGCAATCCGTCATGGAATGCCGAAAGCGATCCGCTGCGTGCAGCCTATGTGGACAAGATTGACATCACCTTCGGTTTGCAGGCTGATGCTGCCATCCAGCAGCTTCAGGCAGGCGATGCCGATGTGGTCTGGGATATTATCATTCCACCGGCCATCTTGCAGATGCTGACAATGACGGGCGATGAAAAGCTTTCCACCATGGGGGTTGGCCGTACGTCCTTCATCTTCATCAACACGGTTTCCGGCAACAATGATGGGGCCCTCAAGGACGTCAAGGTCCGTCAGGCTCTCAACTATGCCATCGACCGTGCAGCCATTGTCCAGCAGATGGGCGGACCAGCTGTTGCCGCACCTCAGCATGGTATCTTCGGCCCGGGTGTGTTGGGCTATCATGACTTTGATCTCTATCCTTCTGAAGATTCCAAGGGTGATCCGGAAAAGGCCAAGGCCCTTCTGGCTGAAGCGGGCTATCCTGATGGCATCACCTTCAAGATGCCATACCGCAACAAAGGCATTGAGCCAGCTGTGGCCCAGACCGTGCAGGCAGCCATGGCAAAGGCAGGCATCACGCTTGAACTGACCCCGGTCGCGCCTGCGGACTATTATTCCAAGTTTATGACCAATCCGCGCAACACCAAGGAAGGTACCTGGGATATTGCCCCGGTTGGTTGGTCTCCGGACTGGGTTGGCGGGGCTGCCCGTTCTGTCTTCCAGCCACAATTTACCTATGACGGCAACCACCAGACCTACAATTACACCGACTATAACAACGCGGATGCAACGGCTCTGGCCAAAAAGGCCATCAATGCGACCACGCCCGAAGAGACGGCTAAATTGTGGGGTGACGTCGATGAGATGGTCATGAAAGACGCTCCGGTCGTTCCCATGGTCAGCGAAAATATCGTCATGTATCACGGTGAGGCTGTTGAGAATTTCCAGCCATATGCGCTCAGTGCGCAGGGTGACTACACCAACGTGTGGCTGGATCGCTAA
- a CDS encoding ABC transporter ATP-binding protein produces MPLIEAHNVTIRIPTEDGVIYAANSISFSVEAGEVFGIAGESGSGKSVLMQAITGLLPGAEITGEVLFQGQDLLKMSQKELQDLRGSHIGMVFQDPLSSLHPYFTIGSQITEMIHTHRKISAEEARALTVDMLEKVGIEDAKSRFDDYPHQFSGGMRQRVMIAMALVLHPPLIIADEPTTALDVTVQVQIMDLLDEMRRTFGTTVIMITHDLGLLANIADHAMVMYAGTRLEIGATESLFSNPAHPYTLGLLKSSPSSQETGGKSLEPIQGNPPSLLDQPGGCIFAERCPQVQDQCRSARPPLQKYDDGAEALCHFSAHDTQSVTLATGQQKSVSKRPIVVDVQDVRLTFHAKSMFGKKRSTEVLKGINLQIHKGETFGLVGESGCGKSTLARVIAGLIPASAGEVTLDGVPILSVTGQRWRQMRRHVQLVFQDPVGSLNPRRRIGAIIGDPFRIHDVAHGAEQKKKVQELMEMVGLNPEHYNRFPSEFSGGQRQRIGIARALALKPSLIIFDEPVSALDVSIQAQILNLMQELQRDLNLTYLFISHDLSVVRHVCDKIAVMDAGQIVELNESDKLFAKPSHPFTRKLLDAIQDPPPLQERSARKLVETVPATAVFDDVVMEASL; encoded by the coding sequence ATGCCGTTAATCGAAGCGCACAATGTTACGATCCGAATTCCCACCGAGGACGGGGTCATTTATGCCGCCAATTCTATTTCCTTCTCGGTGGAAGCCGGAGAGGTTTTTGGCATTGCAGGGGAATCCGGCTCTGGCAAGAGCGTGCTGATGCAGGCAATTACGGGCCTGTTGCCCGGAGCCGAAATTACGGGGGAGGTGCTTTTTCAGGGGCAGGATCTTTTGAAAATGTCGCAAAAGGAGCTGCAGGACCTGAGAGGCTCCCATATCGGTATGGTCTTTCAGGATCCCCTCTCAAGCTTGCACCCTTATTTCACCATCGGGTCGCAGATCACCGAGATGATCCATACCCACCGCAAGATTAGTGCCGAAGAAGCGCGCGCACTCACGGTGGACATGCTCGAAAAGGTTGGCATTGAGGATGCCAAGAGCCGGTTTGATGATTATCCGCACCAGTTTTCCGGTGGCATGCGCCAGCGTGTGATGATTGCCATGGCGCTTGTGTTGCACCCGCCGCTGATCATCGCTGATGAACCCACAACGGCACTGGATGTGACGGTTCAGGTGCAGATCATGGATCTGCTTGATGAGATGCGTCGCACCTTTGGCACAACGGTCATCATGATCACCCATGATCTGGGTCTGCTCGCCAATATCGCCGATCATGCCATGGTGATGTATGCGGGTACGCGCCTTGAAATTGGTGCAACGGAAAGTCTGTTTTCCAATCCGGCCCATCCCTATACGCTGGGCCTGCTCAAATCATCACCCTCATCGCAGGAGACCGGCGGTAAAAGTCTGGAACCGATCCAGGGCAACCCGCCAAGCTTGCTTGATCAGCCCGGAGGCTGCATCTTTGCCGAGCGCTGCCCTCAGGTTCAGGATCAATGCCGCAGCGCGCGCCCGCCTCTGCAAAAATATGATGACGGGGCCGAAGCGCTTTGCCATTTCAGCGCTCATGATACGCAGTCCGTGACCCTAGCTACTGGCCAGCAAAAGTCAGTCAGCAAGCGGCCGATCGTTGTGGATGTGCAGGATGTGAGGCTCACCTTCCATGCCAAGAGCATGTTTGGCAAGAAGCGCAGCACCGAGGTGCTCAAGGGCATCAATCTGCAGATTCACAAGGGTGAAACCTTTGGTTTGGTTGGAGAATCCGGTTGTGGCAAATCCACTCTTGCCCGCGTGATTGCGGGCCTCATTCCGGCCAGTGCTGGCGAAGTTACGCTGGACGGGGTGCCCATTCTGTCTGTCACCGGACAACGTTGGCGGCAAATGCGGCGCCATGTGCAGCTGGTCTTTCAGGATCCTGTCGGCTCGCTCAATCCGCGGCGGCGCATTGGCGCGATCATTGGCGATCCGTTTCGCATTCACGATGTCGCCCATGGGGCCGAGCAGAAAAAGAAGGTGCAGGAGCTGATGGAAATGGTCGGGCTCAATCCCGAGCATTATAACCGCTTCCCTTCGGAATTTTCCGGCGGTCAGCGCCAGCGCATCGGCATTGCACGGGCTTTGGCCCTCAAGCCGTCTCTCATCATCTTTGATGAGCCCGTCTCGGCTCTTGATGTCTCCATTCAGGCCCAGATCCTCAATCTTATGCAAGAGCTGCAAAGAGACCTCAACCTGACCTACCTCTTTATCAGCCACGACTTGTCTGTTGTGCGCCATGTCTGTGACAAGATCGCGGTGATGGATGCGGGCCAGATTGTGGAGTTGAACGAATCCGATAAGCTTTTTGCAAAGCCTAGTCATCCCTTCACCCGCAAATTGCTTGATGCCATTCAGGATCCGCCACCCTTGCAGGAGCGTAGCGCCAGAAAACTGGTAGAGACCGTGCCGGCGACGGCAGTGTTCGATGATGTCGTGATGGAGGCCTCCCTATGA